The genomic stretch TATTTAACTAGTCTCGGAAATATTGCCATCTGTGGACCTAACTATGAAATCCTATTCCTTCCAACTATTGTAATAGATTCGTTTCCCACTCATTATCTAATTAAACCTATCAATATATTAATCCCAGTGGGACAAAAAATAGTAACATGGATATCTTAAGCCTATCAATTGGCGCTCCCAATGGCGATGCCAAATGGTGGCGTATCTCAAATATATCCAATCAGTTGCAAAATTACGGTCATAATGTTCATCACGTATGTTATGGGGATGAATCTTTAGGGACAAAAAAGGGGTTGGATGAGTTAGAAAGAAACTCGACCGACGTAACAATCATAGATTCAAGCTTGACTGCAGCCTCAATAAGGAACGTTTTTCATGAAAATATAGTCGAAAACTACGATTGTATCTATGGAAATAACCATGTAAGCACGCTTTTCGGGAATTTAAGAATCTTCGACGATGTTCCAGTAATCTATGATATTCACGGAGACATCTTGCAAGAGCACTTACTAAAATATGAATCAAATCCACAATTACCTAACCGGTTTTCACTAAAAAGCGGGTCAAAATTACTGACAAAATGGGTTATCTACAAATCAAATTTATCAGCTTCCTCTGCAATTCTGAGCGTCTCTAAAAAAATGAAAAGGAAATTACAGGATGATGGAATACCGAAGAGCAAGATTTCGTATATCACGAATGGAGTAGATCTTGATTTCTTCTCACAAGAAAATTCTCAACATCAACCTCTCAAGGAAGAACTCGGATTGAGCTCTGAATTAATCGTCGGATATGTCGGTGGATTTCAGGAGTGGCAAGGAGTTCAAAGTCTGATTTCGGCTGCAAAACAAATTGACGATGACGAAATTATTTTTTTGATAGTGGGGAAGCGCCAAGGAGTAGACGATAACATTCGGTTTGTACCAAGAATCCCACGTGAGTCGGTTCCTGACTACTACAGTGTATGTGACATCCTGGTGCTCCCGCGCCCGCACCACGTAGCTACTGAAGTAGCAGCACCAACTAAATTCGCCGAATACGCTGCAATGGGAAAACCAATATTAGCAACTAACGTTGGCGATGCAGCAAACTTAATCAGACAGTACGAATGTGGAGTCGTCATCGAGAATAACAGCGCCGAACGGATTACTGAAGGGATTGCTGAGCTACAATCTCTTTCTCAATCTGAACGTAAAAAAATGGGCGAGAATTCGAGGAAAATGGCGATCTCGGAATTCAACTGGGAAAAGATCGGAAAGTCATTGTCAGATACATTGTCGAAATTGGTATGAAATAGTCTCGGTGGCTTTTTCAAAGAATCTCTGCTTGAACTCATCAAAACTGTCCAATGAGATGGTTCCGGTACAAATCCAGCTAAAAACTGCTTTTACATACTACAGTTATTTATTCTGTCGGATTGACAACGGATTATGAATCGGATTCAAGCTGCAAACAGGATACTAAATAATGAGGGTCCACAAAGGCTGCTTTCTGAAACGGCAAATCTAATCGTTAAAGTAGCGAGCAAGAATTCAATAGTCGACGACATTGCTCTCCAAGCAACCAAAGAACTGCTCTCAAGTCGAAAGGGCGATGAAAATACTCCGAGCGATGTCATCGATACAATCTATTCCTTTCGTGGGGTTGGCCGATATCGAACGATTCGGGCGCTTCAGGTGCGGAGTGAATTTGAACAGTTAGTTGATACAGTTATTGAGCATGACCCAGATACGGTCCTCGAAATAGGAACTGCAAAGGGGGGAACGTTGTATGCTTGGGCACGGCTTCTGAATGCGGATACAAAATTCATTAGTATCGATCTTCCAGGGGGTGAATTTGGTGGTGGGTACTCTGAGAATCGCCAGCAACTTCTGGACTCATTTTCGGACGCAGAGATGACCTTCATCCGTGCTAATTCCCATAGCGCAGATACCATTGCTAAAGCAGCTGGCGAAGTACTCCACAACGGGGTTGATTTCCTTTTCATCGATGGCGACCACACGTATGAAGGAGTGAAGGCTGATTGGACACTCTATCGAGAATTAGTGAATGACGGAGGGATTGTAGCATTCCACGATATCGCTCCTCATCCAGAATATCCAAACTCAAACGTTGACCAGCTTTGGGATGAGATTAAAGAGGACTATGATACTACCGAGTTTATTGAGGATTCAAACCAAGGCTGGGCTGGAATTGGATTGGTACATCTCTGACTTTCAATATTCTAAGTTATTTTTTGCGCTCCCTTTGAGTGGAGGCCTATATTTTAGGGATGAAGCTCTTCAAAAGCGATTTTCATATAAATAAACCTGCACATTTTTATATCCTTCCCCGAAATATTTGAAAATTAACTTATGGAACAATTCCATATGGGAGAACCGCAGAATTATGACCAAAATCTATTAAGTGTGCTCTGAGTTTTAGGTGCTAATGCGGCCCTCAAAGAAAATAGTATTGTCTACGCTTACTGTCGGTTCTTTGATTATTGTTGCGATTGCAGCATTTCTATTCAATAAGCAAATTGCAGCACGCGCAAGTTATCTTGTTGTTGGCACAAGCCTCGCAATCTTTGCTGGATTCGTTGTACAACTCAAATCGGATATCTCTATAAGGCCCTCAGCCCATCATTTATTGAAAATTCATGTTATAATATGGTGTCTCGGAATTGTAGTAACAATATTGTTTAATGCACAATGGGTTCTGTATATCTCGCTCCCCCTTGCTGCAATATGCTTGGTTCTACTTTGGCTCACCAGTACATCATTTTATTCGATATCGTTCCTTGGAATCCTGACTTTTTTGATGGTTCCTCTAACCCGCATCCTCACGACAGGATTTATCTTTGGTCATGGGGATACGGCGGTCCATCTTAGAAATATTGACATGTTGATTCACACTTCCAAAATCGCTGGAATGCCTCTGGACCGATATCACAACTTTGCCGTTGAGCACTCACTAGTTGGAGGTGTTAGTCTAGTCTCGGGTATTTCAACTACATCTGCATTAATGCTAATTGGGTTGATATCCATGTCCTTGTTAATAATTTCAATATCACTCACCTCAGACATAATTTTTAATAGCAAGCATATGGCTGGGAGCACCCTCCTAGGGGCGATCGGGATTTCTAGTTTAACATTCTATGTTACGTATCCATTCCCTCAGGTAATTTCACTCTCATTTCTTTCCTTAGTTCTGTACCACTCTTTCCGAGCTACTACCGAAAAACGCTATGCGAATATTGGCCTGGCATTTATTATGGGTGTTACAGCAGTATTTACACACCAACTTGCACTATTTATTTTTGGCATTTTTTTAACTCATTGGTTGATTACTAATCGCTTCTTGTCAAGGCTGACCAATCAATCAATGCCATCTGTTTATCCACTTATAATCCCAATATTAGTTGCTGTTTCATATTGGGTTCTTGTCGATGAAATATTTGCTATCGGGTTGGTTATTGCTTCAGGCACGTTCAGCAGCCAAATTATCAACTCTCCTACTGCAGTGAGTGCCGGAGAAGGTGAAGGAGGAATTATAACGCTTGGTACTACTCTAACTACAAATAATATAATCGATAGTGTTAGTTGGCTTTGGTCCATTGAGGGAATTTATTTTTCGATATTAGTTGCCCTGTTGACTCTTTGTATAGTAAGTATCGTCGAAAACAATGCCTCATTCAACCAAGGCACAAGTGTAGTGAGTGTCGGTTTGATGGGTTCTATCCTCTTTCTCAAAACTCCCCTTTCAATTGAATCAAAAAGTCGTATTGCCCTCATGTGGGTTCCGTTCGTAGCAATCGCAATAGGCCGGGGAATTGCATTTCTTAAGCCGGCTAACGACCATCAAATAACCGCTCGCTCAACCTCTGCTGTTCTTGTTGTAGCTCTATTGGTTTCCGGTCCACTGCTCGTTCCCTTTGACACATTTGATTCAGGATATTCGCCTAAAGAGAGTTACTCAAAGAGTACCGTTAACCAGCTCCAAGAGCTCACAAAATATTCTGAGACATCAAACTCCCAAATTTCAGCTACACATGCAGATGCGGTTATGCTTCGACGCTTTGGAGCAGTTCAAAACGAACAGATAAACATTGTAAACCAAACGGTTACTTCAGTTCATCCCATCTTGATTCGACGAAATATGTCCGAAAATCGCTTATCTATCGCTACTGGGGAGAAATGGGGTCTTCAACCTCTGATTGTCAGTGAGGAGTGGGTTAGTAAACAGTCGGAACAACAATCTTCTATATATCATTCTGGAGAGTTGAGATTGATAATTTCAAGGGGTTAACCTAATATGGACTGATTCGGGATATATTCGTTTTAATTTTCGTTCTAGTCTCTGCACGGCTTACAATCACAGAAGAATAAATTATAACTCCGAGTGTAATTTTCGCAATTAGCACTGGTAAACTCGATGTCGGGAGTACAAATTCTGCCACATACAACATAGATAGCATTACTGTTGCTGCGAAGAGGAGCCAGATAATGTCTTTCCACGGTGTCTTGATGGAGACATATCTGTAGACGTATTTGATATGTAGGATATCATTGAGTAAAGATGAAATCGCTGTGGCAATGGCTGCACCTATTATCCCAAATTCCAATATCAAAATGATATTCAAAACCAAATTGGTTATTATGCTAATTACTGTGGCACGAGCAGCTAATTCTGGTCTATCAATCGCAAGTAATGCTTGACCAGCAACAATATGGATTGCTTGAAATATCTTCTCTGCTAATAGAATAATGAGAACTATCCACGCTACTGCATACTCTGGACCAAAGACGAATGATAGAATTTCCTGAGAATAAAGTAGCGAGCCAAAGAATGCTGGAATTACTAAAAACAAAGAGAGGGTCATTGATTCCGATATGATTTCGTTGATTTTGGAGATCTCATTCTCGCTTGCCCACTTACTTATCTGTGGGAATAGCGCCCTACCGAGTGCTTTACTGAATATTAGGGTTAGTACTGACACTCTCCAAGCGACTTCGTAAACACCCACATCGGCTTGGGTCAGAATCACCCCAATTATCGCCACATCCATCCAATTGAATGTGTGCCCACCTATAGTTGAGATGACTGCATATTTTGAATAATCGAATAAGTTACGCATTCGACTTATTGTTGGTCTCCCAAACCCGGTTGAACTTCTGAAGAAACCAATTCCAAGCATAGAAATAAAACCGAGCAATAGTGCGTATATAAGAGATACAACTCCGAAACCAAGGCCGACTAATATCGAGCCAGCTCCAACAAAGACGACTTGTTGAGCTACCGTTGGAAGGGCTGTTTTCCCGACTTTAAGTTCCCCTTGGAGTAGTTCGATAGATAGTTTGGCGAATTCTTGAAGGACTATTCCTACTGCTAAATACACCGCAAATTCGCCGCCAAGGAAGTCATTGACGTAATCTCTAGATAATAAAACTATTCCAGCTATACCTGCTGCTGTGATGGTTTTTAATATGAGAGCACTTGATAAAGTTTTACCCGGGTTTTGCCCCTCACTAATACGCTTCGCTACACCATTGCTGATTCCGATGTCTGCGGGTATCGAAATTACTGTTAGAAGCGCCTGGAATAGAAAGAATGTGCCCATAAGGTGTGGGCCAAGCTCCTGAGCAAAAAATGCAATCCCCACGAAACCTATTATTGTTGCTACTAAATTTGCTATGAATACCTTGACAGTAGATTTCGCAAAATCCATATTATAAATTCAGTTTATTAGTTCGGAGATTCGTATTGTGCTATTGTAGCAGGTCAGAATGTTTCCTGGATACGCGGTCGGCAAACCCTTCCCATGTCCACCCTTGTTCTATAAGCCTCTCTTTGCCTGCTTGACCCATCTCTCGGAGAGTGCTGGGATTTTCAGTGAGTTCCGATAATGCTGTAGTTAGCTCTTCGGAATTGCCTGGACTGATAAGACGACCTGTCTTTCCTTCCTCAACCTGCTCACTAACACCTTCAATTCGTGTAGAGAGGACAGCAGTATTTGATGCCATTGCTTCATAGATTGCAGTAGGTCGTCCTTCTGCATGACTTGGAAGAAAAAATAGGTCTGCCATTGCGAACCACTCTCTAAGTTCATCCGTTTCAACTGATTCGAGAATTCGTGTGCTCTTTGGAGAATCAGACCTTTTGGTAGCTTCAAATAGCTCTTGTTTCATTTGCCCACCATGGCCAATGAATATATATTCAACATCTTTTTTAGGAAGTCCCGGTAAGGCCTCAATTATTTCGTTAATCCCTTTCCGTTGAATAAACTGTCCGCAAAAGAGTACAATTGTTTTCTGATTGTCGATTTTATACTTTGCACGCAACGCTTCTGACTTTTCTATCGGAAAATTTGAGGGGGTCGCACCAATAGGAATCGTAGATATATTTTCAATATTCGCGATTTCCGAGGCTGTTTCCGTGAGAGCGTCTGAGACGCAGAAAACGTGATTAGCCTCCTGTAGCACTTTAAGTACATGGCCTTCTACCTTTGGAGGCAAATCGGAGTAATTGTTGAGGAAGTGGCCGTGGCACATAACTGTAAATGGGCGCTGTTGATTCTCAGCAACAGACATCAATGCATATCCATCAGGATAGATGTGACACGCATGAGCAACTTCGAACTCTGTTTCTGAAGTTGCCTTCTCCATCGTCCGTCTATAACTCTTACCGGTCAATGAATATAGAATCGACTTGGGAATCCAATATAAAAATCGAGGACGAATAACACTGTGCTGCGGAAACTCCTCATAAATTGGCACCTTAAAGAATTCAGAATTCGGTCCAAAAGGAGGTGCATATGGAATGGGAGCAAATGCAGTAAGAGAGCAGTCGTCGTGCTTTGCTAACGCTTCAAGAGAACGTTTGTTGAAAATTCCTCGATAGGGGTGCTGTGAATCTGGGTGATTGACTGCAGATGCCAACAATTTATACTTCATAGATACCCAAGACTTCTGAGCAGTTCTTCAACATCTTGGTCATCTTCTGATAGCGATTCGGTTTTTTCAAACTTGCCCTTTACAACCTCTTTAAGTACGAAATTTACATATTCCTCAACAGATTCGAAACTAGTCCCTTCTATGCGCTCATTAATCGATTCCACGACCTCTGTACCTATTTCAACCTGTACCATCTTTTTATTCCTCCAACATATTCCATTTCATGAGAGCGTCGATGAAGAACTTGCTTGCCCAATTGGGATATCTGAAATACATGTAGTTTCCCCAAACTGGATCTGATCCACGAATTCCACCGTGTATTGATGGAGGTCCGTGTAGCGTTTGTGAATTTGTGAGATAATCAACGCTCTCTTCCATAGCAATTAAATATTTTCTATTCTCGTACATTTCAAATAATCGTCCCCACACGATTGCCATCTGTGCGTTCCCTGTTAAACAACGATACTCGCCAACTGGATTCCAGGTCGAGTCGTATACACCGAGTAAGATTTTATTTTCATTCTGTAGATGCAGTAATCTTTCCGCGGTAGCTTTCGCTGCTTTCTCACACTCCTTTTCGAGGTCTCCATCGAAGAGTATTGCCGATTCTAGTAATCCTCGGATCGTATACGCTATTGTGTGTAAGTACGCGGTATCTGATCCGTCGAAGCTACTTCTCTCAAACCAATCGTTCTCTCTTTGTTGTGAGAGGACCCACCGAAGATTGGCAGATGCAACTTCGTATCCGAGCTCGACATCAAACTCTTCGGCTGCTTCCAAAACTGGCCAACTGATACGGCTAGAATAAGCGTGACTTGTACCGTTGTAATCGAATGTATCCCAGCGACCGTCATTTCTTTGCACCTTTGATAGCCATCTGATCGCTGAAACGGCGCTTTCCCTGTACTTCTCGTTATTCGTCTCTTGGTTTGCGCGTACCAACCCCCGAAGAATTTGGCCAGTGTTGAAGACACTTGGTTCAGTACCATCTTCTGAATAGGTCCCTGCGGGGAAAGCGCCACTTGGCAATTGGACGCTTAACAACCACTCTGCCATCTTCTCAGCCCTCTCACGTGCTTCCGGAAAATTATACCACTCGGACACATCATACAGTGTGGGAATGATGTACCCAGTCGTTTCTGGATAGGGGGCTTCCCATCCCAAAAATAGGTTATAGCTTGCGGCTGACCCTCCCGTCCCAGTTACATCTTGAGACTTGAACAGCCACTTCACTGCAGCCATTACGTGGTCATCGATTGGTTTAGAAGGGGTAGATTCGCCCCGAATATCTCTCCAAATTGTTGATGAGAGTCCGTGAAGCCGATTATGCATCATTTGTTAGGGCAATTAAACTCATGTACAAAGCGCTTACATTCATTTGATTGGTTGTGAACTACCGATTTTATTGTTGGCCGGGAGACCTCGACGCCATATTGGGGATAATATTCCGTATCTATTAGTTCAATCTCATCAACACCGGATACCGAAATATCGAGAAATTCCCCATTAGGTGTTTCTACCTTCACTATGTTATTTAGGATTTCTACGGAAATGTCGGGAGAAAGATGAAATCTGCTTTTGTATGGGGCATCACCACCACATACTTCGTCTATAATCTTGAACCCTTTATCAATAGAGGAAACAGTCCTGATGTGCTGATATTTCCCAGTAAACATGGGAGAATCAAATTCTACTTTCACCAAGTCTTTTTCTTTCAAATGGACTTTGGGATTTGGTCGGGGTCCCATTTTAAAACGACCGTGGAGAATGGCCTGATCTCCGTCACCTACTTGAATCGTGTTGTGAGCAGTTACGCTTCGAACGTAACCTCGCCGTGTCCCCGATTGATAATCGTAAACACCGGTATCTACGATAACTGGTTCATCTTCTACCCATAATACAATGTTACCCACATCGTTATGTGCATGTCCTGGTAGGTGATCTGGACATGGTTTTCCCCCATCAATGATTGCTGTGAGGTTCTGGGACTGGAGTTGATAATAGCCTGACTCACCGGTCAACACTTCCGAATCTGGGGGGTTGAAATTAAACACTTTTTCTGCCAAACGAAGACAACTCACTCTCGATGGGCACTCGTGATAGACGGAATCGTTTAGTAATGGATAATTTGCATTTCCAGGGGATACACAATAAAGGAACTCGTACATCGATTTGATGTCGGATTTGATAGGAATCGGTATCGAGTACCCCGATTCTTGCAGCACGGAGAGTGACCAAGTGAGTTGGTATAGTAGGATTGTGTGATACATCGTACTCCTTTCATAATGCATTCCATCCTCAAGTAACTGCGAGGGGAGTTCTTCCACCAGAATTTTCAGCCCTTGGGTTTTCGCTTCGTCATCTGACAATGCAGTTCCTCCAACAAGGAGCGCACATGCATTCTCAACCAGATGATTTCCTCCAACGTCGTACTCTATATGGTTCTTTAAGAATTGAACATCACGGATAAGAGATCTCTGGAGAATTTCAGTATTCGTTGACTCTTTCTCAAAAATCACACCTAATCGAACGAGATTACAGATACGCCTGGACACTGTATAAGGTGCCCAATATCTACGGAACGAATTCGAATCGCCAATCTTCGAGATTCTAGAGGTATCCCACGCTTCTAACCAGTTCAGGAGTGATTCAGCAAACTCGACTGTTGTTGAGTCTGGACACAATGAAATCCATAATGCGGGTTCAAGCGAAAGGAGCTTTAGTGTCCATTGACGGGGGTAGTTATACTTTTCACCCACGAGCGGCGGAATTCTTGCCGGGAATTGATTACCGCCTTTTACCGAACGGCCCAGCAACGATAGTGTGCCATCTCGAAGGGCTTGGATATTATCCTCGAGATACGATTTGTAATCGTTATCAAGTGTTGACCTGACGAGGTCGATCGTCTCAGTCACCGAATCAAAATTTACACCTCCAGTGGGGGTATTCCCACCATATTTCTTGGATTTGTCTACTGGAATGTAAGGGAGTAATCTAGATTTCATTTTACGATGGAGTACTCCTCTGACCTGACTTGGCTCCATTTTCACGGCCGTTGTGGTGAATGCTATTGCCCAATCTCTCATAATCAAGCCTCAAGTCGTCGTAAACATTCTCGGATTCGCAAAATCTCTGTCGCTGTTCGAGACTCAACCTCCGTTGTTTTCTGTTCGTCACGAATGAGTCCTTTTAATTTCTGCACCTCGCTTTGAGATTCGACACTTAAATCTTCGGTTTCATGAGGGTCCTCCGCTAAATTATAAAGTTCTACCTCATCTAGATGCTGGTTCCAATGCAACTTCCAAGGCCAACAAACGATTGCGCATAGAATACCTGAGGTGTCAGTCTTCGAAGCGGCGGGATTGTAGTTGTAAATGACCTCTGTCAATGCGAATTCTCGCTGCTCATCCAACAAATTATTCCCAGGCCAATCATATACAAACTCTTTGTTTGATTCTGAATTGGCCAATTCGATTAGCGTAGTTGGGATGTCGATGTGTTGGACTGGGCTGGAAATAGTTCGGTTCTGTATCTCTGGCCCAGAGAGAACCAATGGTACATGAGTCACTTCATTATAAAGCGAAGCAGGCCCATGGCTGAATCCACCGTGATCTCCGAGTTCGGTTCCGTGATCAGCTGTGACACAAACAATAGTCTTTTCATCATTGGATGAATGATTAATTATCTTCCCAATTGCGGAATCAACGTTCTTCACTTCGCGGGCGTACAACCGATTGACGCTTTCCAATGTTGATTGCTCTGGTTGCTGATCAGACTTATTGTATATATGTGCAACTTCGTGCCAGGTTCGAGCAACTTCCCAGCTTGATATCTCTTTTGAGGCTGGAGTCCATGGATAGTGTGGATCCATATAATGTACCCATAAGAAGAAGGGGGAATCGGACGAACGAGAATTTAACCATTGTACTGCCTTTTTGGTTACAGCTTCACAGGATTTTATTGGGAAGTTTTTTGTGAAACTACAGAACGCTCTCGCAGCGAGTCCAAGTTTGTCCCGTAATTGTCCCTCTTCTGGAATTCTGTGTTGAACTCTCTGCATCCCCTTTACTAACGGACTTGTCTCGTCCCCACTTGAATCATCATTTAGAAAATCTACGAAGGTATCGAAACCAGAATCGTAGTGAAAGCTTTCTGTCAACCAAGGGTTAGCAGCATTGAAACCTGCAGTCTCATACCCCCTCTCTGAGAATTCATCGGCTAGCGAATGCCATCCTATAGGAAGACCAATAGGATCATCCGTATTGATATCTCGTCGTCCTCCAAGGATTGATCGGAAAGCAAAGTAGGTTGGAATGCCATTGGCGTAAGCATGTGTATAGGAGGCACCCTTCTCTGCAAGGGAATCGATGCACGGTGTGTATTTAACACGGTTTGAAAGATGTCCTACGTGGTCTACTCGCAACGAGTCTACAGTTATTAAAATGATATTTTTCCTCATGGTTTGATATGATGATTTATTTATTGACCATTCTGATTTTATTTCATCCCACACACAATGTCCTAATCTGCTGCACTAGTTCCATCGCAATATTTCGACGGTTATACTTTTCTTCAACAAATTGCCTTCCATGCTTCCCTATCCGTTTTCTTTCTTGTTCGGATAGTAGTAACCGTTCAATCTGCTGAGCCATCTGTTTCGGATTATTGGACGCGACAATACCTGCACCAGAGCTTTCAAGAATGGTTTCGATTTGACCTCTCCCTAACGCGATAATTGGTAGTTCACAAGCCATATATTCGTATACTTTAGTGGGAATTGCGTAACTCAGTGAATCCCTGTCTTTAAGCGGGGCCAACCCAACCTTTGACTGGTTCAATAATTTCGGAATATGCTCTCTATCGACTAGCCCTGTAAACTCAATTTGTTCCGACAGGTCAAGGTCGTCTGCTAAATTCTCTAACCTGGATTTAAGATCGCCACTCCCAACGATTTGGAAAGTCGTACTATTATCAAGGAACTGCATAGACCGAATGCAGGTCTCCAAGTCCTGTCCATAACCCAGATTTCCTGTATAAATCAAATCGTGTTTGGTAGATTCATTGAGTGGTTCGAAAAATTCAATATCAACCCCATTCGGAATCGTTGTAATGTCGGATTTAAAATTGTATCTCTCCCTTAGTTGCTCGCTCGTTCCCTCTGTCGTCACTGTAATCAAGTCGGCTTTTCTGAGTTCAAACTCTTGGTAAGAGTGACTAATTTTCGTAATAATCCCATTTTCCGAGATAAATCCGAGATCTGAAGATACATCAATCCAGAGGTCTCGGATATCAACCACCCATTTGACAGAGCCTGCGAGACGGAATGGCAGCGCAACTATCCCTGTAAAAATCGGTGGTGACGTCGTCACAACAACATCGAACTCCTCGCGTCGCCAGAACAACCAGAATATCGCATGAGCGACGAATGTGAAATAATAAAGCATTCTCTCGATAAACGAGGGATCAACATCTCGAAGCTGCCACGACCACAATCGGTGGACATTAACGCCATCACGGGTTTCACCTGTCTCCCACACCCACGACCAATCAAAATCACTCGCTGGAAAACAAGGTGGTGGCGAAACAACCGTCACATCTAACTCATCGGCCATGTGTTTCGACAAGTCACCTATCCGAGAGGCGTTACCTCCCTTCTCAGGTGGGAACATCTGACTGACAATCAGCACTCTTAGTTCGGATTTGCTCATTCTATTTATATTCGGACGAGGTCCAATCCAGCATCGTTCCATTCTGCCTGATTCAAAATCGCTTTCGAATCAATCACTAAATCATCGGCCATTCGTGAAGCTATTTCCTCAGGATTAATCTGAGTGTACTTTTTGTGGTCAGTTGCAATAATGATTACATCGGCGTTCTCAGTCGCTTCCTCAATCGAATACAGGTTCAGCGTCTGGTCATCCACGTGAGGGTCGTTTAGTCTCACGTGGACGTCCTCAGATTCGCCACCATCTTTTGAAACAGCAGCAATCGCTTCCTCTGTCCCCGACTGAAATCGGCGCGCGAGTGCGAGACCTGGGCTTTTTCGAATGTCATCGACATTTCCCTTGTAAGCAACTCCAAGTATCGCAATTTGCTTTCCTGCCAGTGTGCCTAGCTCTGATTCGACAAGATTAACGATGTAATCTACCATACCGTCGTTGATCTTTCGGGCGACTGATATTAGTTCGAGGGAATCTGAATCCTGTCCTAAGAACCATGGATCAATAGGTAGGCAATGACCTCCAACTCCTGGGCCTGGCTGATGAATCTCTACACGTGGATGTCTGTTCGCTAATTGAATCGCCTCTCTGGAATCAACACCGTAATCTTGTGCCAACTTTGCTAGCTCGTTTGCGAGGGCAATATTAGTGTCCCTGTAGGTATTTTGGATTAGTTTAACGAATTCGGCAGTCGTTGCATCTGCAGTTGTGTGAATCTCCCCCTCAACAAACGAGTCATAAAGTCGGACTGCTGCTTCTGTTGATACACCATTTACACCACCAATAATCCGGTCATTTTCCCGAAGCTCAGTGATGATATTTCCAGGTAGAACCGTCTCTGGACAGTGAATAAGGGCGAAGTCTTGACCTGCACTGAGTCCAGATCTCTCTAATATCGGTTGTAAGGTGTTTATTGTCGTTCCAGGTGGGACTGTCGATTCGAGGATGACTGAAT from Haladaptatus sp. QDMS2 encodes the following:
- a CDS encoding glycosyltransferase family 4 protein; this encodes MDILSLSIGAPNGDAKWWRISNISNQLQNYGHNVHHVCYGDESLGTKKGLDELERNSTDVTIIDSSLTAASIRNVFHENIVENYDCIYGNNHVSTLFGNLRIFDDVPVIYDIHGDILQEHLLKYESNPQLPNRFSLKSGSKLLTKWVIYKSNLSASSAILSVSKKMKRKLQDDGIPKSKISYITNGVDLDFFSQENSQHQPLKEELGLSSELIVGYVGGFQEWQGVQSLISAAKQIDDDEIIFLIVGKRQGVDDNIRFVPRIPRESVPDYYSVCDILVLPRPHHVATEVAAPTKFAEYAAMGKPILATNVGDAANLIRQYECGVVIENNSAERITEGIAELQSLSQSERKKMGENSRKMAISEFNWEKIGKSLSDTLSKLV
- a CDS encoding class I SAM-dependent methyltransferase, which gives rise to MNRIQAANRILNNEGPQRLLSETANLIVKVASKNSIVDDIALQATKELLSSRKGDENTPSDVIDTIYSFRGVGRYRTIRALQVRSEFEQLVDTVIEHDPDTVLEIGTAKGGTLYAWARLLNADTKFISIDLPGGEFGGGYSENRQQLLDSFSDAEMTFIRANSHSADTIAKAAGEVLHNGVDFLFIDGDHTYEGVKADWTLYRELVNDGGIVAFHDIAPHPEYPNSNVDQLWDEIKEDYDTTEFIEDSNQGWAGIGLVHL
- a CDS encoding polysaccharide biosynthesis C-terminal domain-containing protein, whose product is MDFAKSTVKVFIANLVATIIGFVGIAFFAQELGPHLMGTFFLFQALLTVISIPADIGISNGVAKRISEGQNPGKTLSSALILKTITAAGIAGIVLLSRDYVNDFLGGEFAVYLAVGIVLQEFAKLSIELLQGELKVGKTALPTVAQQVVFVGAGSILVGLGFGVVSLIYALLLGFISMLGIGFFRSSTGFGRPTISRMRNLFDYSKYAVISTIGGHTFNWMDVAIIGVILTQADVGVYEVAWRVSVLTLIFSKALGRALFPQISKWASENEISKINEIISESMTLSLFLVIPAFFGSLLYSQEILSFVFGPEYAVAWIVLIILLAEKIFQAIHIVAGQALLAIDRPELAARATVISIITNLVLNIILILEFGIIGAAIATAISSLLNDILHIKYVYRYVSIKTPWKDIIWLLFAATVMLSMLYVAEFVLPTSSLPVLIAKITLGVIIYSSVIVSRAETRTKIKTNISRISPY
- a CDS encoding glycosyltransferase family 4 protein, giving the protein MKYKLLASAVNHPDSQHPYRGIFNKRSLEALAKHDDCSLTAFAPIPYAPPFGPNSEFFKVPIYEEFPQHSVIRPRFLYWIPKSILYSLTGKSYRRTMEKATSETEFEVAHACHIYPDGYALMSVAENQQRPFTVMCHGHFLNNYSDLPPKVEGHVLKVLQEANHVFCVSDALTETASEIANIENISTIPIGATPSNFPIEKSEALRAKYKIDNQKTIVLFCGQFIQRKGINEIIEALPGLPKKDVEYIFIGHGGQMKQELFEATKRSDSPKSTRILESVETDELREWFAMADLFFLPSHAEGRPTAIYEAMASNTAVLSTRIEGVSEQVEEGKTGRLISPGNSEELTTALSELTENPSTLREMGQAGKERLIEQGWTWEGFADRVSRKHSDLLQ
- a CDS encoding prenyltransferase/squalene oxidase repeat-containing protein, giving the protein MAAVKWLFKSQDVTGTGGSAASYNLFLGWEAPYPETTGYIIPTLYDVSEWYNFPEARERAEKMAEWLLSVQLPSGAFPAGTYSEDGTEPSVFNTGQILRGLVRANQETNNEKYRESAVSAIRWLSKVQRNDGRWDTFDYNGTSHAYSSRISWPVLEAAEEFDVELGYEVASANLRWVLSQQRENDWFERSSFDGSDTAYLHTIAYTIRGLLESAILFDGDLEKECEKAAKATAERLLHLQNENKILLGVYDSTWNPVGEYRCLTGNAQMAIVWGRLFEMYENRKYLIAMEESVDYLTNSQTLHGPPSIHGGIRGSDPVWGNYMYFRYPNWASKFFIDALMKWNMLEE